The Leptolyngbya sp. 'hensonii' genome has a segment encoding these proteins:
- the ribD gene encoding bifunctional diaminohydroxyphosphoribosylaminopyrimidine deaminase/5-amino-6-(5-phosphoribosylamino)uracil reductase RibD: MTVKAGFSGGSMGEDDRFWMQRCLELARQALGKTAPNPLVGAVVVQDGGMIGSGFHPGAGQPHAEVFALQQAGIQARGATLYVNLEPCNHYGRTPPCSEAVIAAGIRKVVLGMVDPDPRVSGSGIDRLRSAGIEVVVGVEEVACQTLNEAFVHRVRYQRPFGLLKYAMTLDGKIAAPGGHSAWVTSPAARTVVHHLRATCEAVIVGGNTVRQDNPFLTTHGVADHNPLRVVMSRSLDLPAAAHLWETQTAETLVLTRPGQNPELQQALQQKGVTVLELDPLTPAQALAHLYDRGCLSVLWECGGMLAAQAIAEGCIQKVLAFIAPKIIGGATAPSPIGDLGLTQMTQALSLERVHCQAIGPDYQITGYLTPQRAVGPSVAE, translated from the coding sequence TTGACGGTAAAAGCAGGGTTCAGTGGGGGATCCATGGGGGAAGACGATCGATTCTGGATGCAACGCTGCCTGGAGCTGGCCCGTCAGGCTCTGGGCAAAACGGCTCCTAATCCTTTGGTCGGGGCCGTGGTCGTGCAGGATGGGGGAATGATTGGGTCAGGGTTTCATCCTGGCGCGGGTCAGCCCCATGCCGAAGTCTTTGCCCTGCAACAAGCCGGAATTCAAGCCAGAGGGGCCACCCTCTATGTCAATCTGGAGCCCTGCAACCATTATGGCCGCACCCCCCCCTGTTCCGAAGCTGTGATTGCAGCGGGGATCCGGAAAGTGGTTTTAGGCATGGTGGACCCGGACCCCAGAGTTTCTGGGAGTGGAATTGACCGCTTACGCTCAGCTGGGATTGAAGTGGTTGTCGGGGTCGAAGAAGTAGCCTGCCAGACTTTAAACGAAGCTTTTGTCCATCGGGTGCGATATCAGCGGCCCTTTGGCCTCCTCAAGTATGCCATGACCCTGGATGGCAAGATTGCTGCCCCTGGGGGCCACAGCGCCTGGGTTACCAGTCCAGCAGCCCGGACTGTGGTGCATCATCTGCGAGCCACCTGCGAGGCGGTGATTGTGGGGGGCAATACAGTGCGGCAGGACAATCCCTTCCTGACCACCCATGGGGTTGCCGACCATAATCCCCTGCGGGTGGTGATGAGTCGATCGCTAGATTTACCAGCGGCAGCCCACCTGTGGGAGACCCAGACTGCAGAAACCCTGGTTTTGACCAGGCCGGGACAAAATCCAGAGTTGCAACAAGCCCTGCAGCAAAAGGGTGTGACGGTGTTGGAACTAGACCCCCTCACCCCAGCGCAGGCTCTGGCGCATCTTTACGATCGGGGATGCCTGTCGGTGCTTTGGGAATGTGGGGGGATGCTGGCAGCCCAGGCTATCGCCGAAGGATGTATCCAGAAAGTTCTGGCGTTTATTGCACCCAAGATCATTGGTGGGGCTACAGCACCTTCCCCGATCGGCGATCTGGGGTTGACCCAGATGACTCAGGCCCTATCCCTGGAGCGGGTTCATTGCCAAGCAATCGGTCCAGACTATCAGATAACGGGTTACCTGACGCCACAGCGGGCAGTGGGGCCGTCAGTTGCAGAATAA
- a CDS encoding cation transporter, protein MVADAASSIGVILAAIAIWILHWLWVDGVMSLFVASLIVVGSVPLVLQSLNILLEKPSGHLDLARL, encoded by the coding sequence ATGGTGGCAGATGCCGCTAGCTCAATTGGGGTGATCCTGGCCGCGATCGCCATCTGGATCCTGCACTGGCTCTGGGTCGATGGGGTAATGAGTCTCTTTGTCGCCAGCCTGATCGTGGTAGGGTCGGTCCCTCTGGTGCTACAGAGCCTGAATATTTTGCTGGAAAAACCATCAGGGCATTTGGATCTGGCCCGCTTGTAG
- the ctpB gene encoding carboxyl-terminal processing protease CtpB: MKFFSRRPNFFQTALLTGAVVTATALHLPGTKAQATFQDSPKVVVDEAWQIVNRDYVDGSFNKVDWLMVRQRLLSVNYNSREEAYSAIREALEKLGDPYTRFMDPKQYQSLTNQTRGELSGIGIRLELNEQTRMLTVVEPIDNSPASKAGIRTGDRILMIENRPTQGMTVEEASSLIRGEVGTKLNLRLLREGAGEINLTLTRAQIELPTVSFSIRQEGQEKIGYIRLSEFSSHAADQMRRAINELQNQKVDAFVLDLRGNPGGLLQASIEISRMWVDTGSIVRTVDRRGRNEEMKANRTALTNLPLVVLVDGNSASSSEILTGALKDNGRAMVVGSQTFGKALVQSVHPLSDGSGLAVTIAHYYTPKGTDISKKGITPDVTIDLTDAQRQVLVTNPKLIGTREDPQYARAVTVLQTTALTRPNFNQSARQSNTN, translated from the coding sequence ATGAAATTTTTCTCCAGACGCCCCAATTTCTTCCAGACCGCTTTGCTCACGGGAGCAGTTGTCACCGCTACAGCCCTTCATTTACCTGGGACTAAAGCTCAGGCGACTTTTCAGGATAGTCCCAAAGTGGTTGTGGACGAAGCCTGGCAAATTGTTAATCGGGACTATGTTGATGGCTCGTTTAACAAGGTCGATTGGCTGATGGTCCGACAGCGGCTGCTGAGCGTTAATTACAATTCCCGGGAGGAAGCCTATAGCGCTATCCGAGAGGCGTTGGAGAAGCTGGGTGATCCCTACACCCGATTCATGGACCCGAAGCAGTATCAGTCCCTGACCAACCAGACCCGAGGCGAACTATCTGGAATCGGGATTCGTCTGGAGTTGAACGAGCAAACCCGCATGTTGACAGTTGTTGAGCCCATCGACAACTCCCCGGCCAGCAAAGCTGGCATTCGCACGGGCGATCGGATCTTGATGATCGAGAACCGTCCCACCCAGGGTATGACCGTCGAGGAAGCCTCCAGCCTGATCCGGGGTGAAGTGGGAACCAAGTTAAACCTGCGTCTTCTCCGGGAAGGTGCAGGCGAAATTAATCTGACCCTGACAAGAGCCCAGATCGAGCTGCCTACGGTCAGCTTTTCCATTCGCCAGGAAGGACAGGAAAAAATCGGCTACATTCGTCTGAGTGAATTTAGCAGCCACGCAGCTGACCAGATGCGGCGAGCCATTAATGAACTTCAGAATCAGAAAGTGGATGCTTTTGTGCTCGATCTGAGGGGCAATCCAGGGGGACTGCTCCAGGCCAGTATTGAAATTTCCCGCATGTGGGTGGATACCGGTTCGATCGTGCGCACAGTTGACCGACGGGGCAGAAATGAGGAAATGAAGGCCAATCGCACTGCCTTAACGAATTTACCCCTGGTTGTTCTAGTGGATGGCAACTCGGCCAGTTCCAGTGAAATCCTGACTGGGGCTCTGAAGGACAATGGCCGAGCCATGGTTGTTGGCAGCCAGACCTTTGGTAAAGCGCTGGTTCAATCCGTTCATCCCCTCTCCGATGGATCGGGGCTAGCTGTCACAATTGCTCACTACTACACCCCCAAAGGCACAGACATCAGCAAGAAGGGAATTACCCCAGATGTGACCATTGATCTGACTGACGCTCAGCGGCAAGTTTTGGTCACTAATCCTAAACTGATTGGGACTCGGGAAGATCCTCAATATGCACGCGCAGTCACAGTCCTGCAGACTACTGCCTTGACAAGGCCTAACTTCAACCAATCCGCCAGACAGAGCAACACCAACTAA
- a CDS encoding YtxH domain-containing protein, with protein MSSNRAGAFMGGFLIGAAVGAITGLLLAPRSGRETRQFLKKSADALPEIAEDLSTSVQLQADRLSESALRRWDGTLVRLREAIAAGLEASQEESHTPTDSPTESSGLNQPPQLRTLRDSSRKPR; from the coding sequence ATGTCGAGTAATCGTGCAGGCGCATTCATGGGTGGTTTTTTAATAGGAGCAGCCGTAGGGGCAATCACTGGCCTGTTGCTAGCTCCTCGGAGTGGGCGCGAAACACGACAGTTCCTGAAAAAGTCTGCGGATGCACTACCCGAAATTGCTGAAGATTTATCCACCAGCGTGCAACTGCAGGCCGATCGGCTCTCTGAATCTGCTCTGCGCAGATGGGATGGCACCTTAGTTCGCTTGCGAGAGGCGATCGCCGCCGGGTTAGAAGCTAGCCAGGAGGAAAGTCATACTCCGACGGACAGTCCTACTGAGTCTTCAGGCTTGAATCAGCCACCCCAGCTACGCACCCTACGCGACTCTTCCAGAAAACCTCGCTGA
- a CDS encoding DUF948 domain-containing protein has translation MIDPVFFLGLSILLVAISLTAVLVVLIPAVLELARAARSAEKLFDTLSRDLPPTLEAIRLTGMEISDLTDDMSEGVRNAGQVVKRVDQSLDGARKQAQRVQVTTRSVFAGVKAAWRSFTRPAPGKPANRRSTGRLAPSYRPSVDLPADAPGYPEYDVLNDPGESGNLHSAFESSDESEENLLSLDEVWADRPESRAISQHLPHPSQQDSEPLID, from the coding sequence GTGATTGATCCTGTCTTTTTTCTTGGACTTTCCATTCTACTGGTTGCGATCAGTCTCACTGCCGTTCTGGTTGTGCTCATCCCTGCTGTCCTGGAACTGGCAAGGGCCGCCCGCAGCGCTGAAAAGCTATTCGACACCTTAAGCCGAGATCTCCCGCCCACCTTAGAGGCCATTCGCCTGACGGGTATGGAAATCAGCGATTTGACTGATGATATGAGTGAAGGCGTCAGAAACGCTGGCCAGGTCGTTAAACGGGTGGATCAGAGCCTGGATGGAGCTAGAAAACAAGCCCAGCGAGTCCAAGTTACCACTCGTAGTGTCTTTGCAGGGGTCAAGGCAGCCTGGCGCAGTTTCACACGCCCAGCCCCAGGCAAGCCTGCCAACCGCCGCTCCACTGGACGTTTAGCTCCCAGCTATCGACCTTCCGTTGATTTACCCGCTGACGCTCCTGGCTATCCTGAGTATGATGTGCTCAATGACCCTGGAGAGTCAGGCAACCTGCATAGCGCTTTCGAAAGCAGTGACGAGTCAGAGGAAAATCTACTGTCCCTTGATGAAGTCTGGGCCGATCGGCCAGAGTCCAGGGCCATCTCCCAACACCTCCCCCATCCCTCCCAGCAAGATTCAGAACCCTTGATCGACTGA
- a CDS encoding tetratricopeptide repeat protein has protein sequence MAVGSLTSSRVDVVKNRPWLEVSENVLLFTTGAGSVVSILSQQLAYTAAPLSLFLLLNLMSRRRFEQLTQQTTTASLAQLDQRFTNDLTAVRQQVLSLPNLLDLTGLKKTVLKKTQEAIADLHREIGRRIDAFEEQGIGRIHRELGQLQDQYNTLAEALNGVTSYLHRLAPLNRVDALEQAANQIQREFAQLQVNLQHVVNEPKVNLNPLQDQINHLNRRLNNLPPPFDSTSLRQDIDSLIRLVGDLVPRRELARIAVDIDQIQQQQKNVEQTVAPVKLAVTIFKRQLEEISRKVRTEETLSQTNDNKQGNLIREVQDRITTLEQKLEQLPLALQPAIQETDSLRHLLDASAFQMQLETLVGRLDKVETYLTGIHTNHRVHPEKAQNGQSHHPGSDDLYAPRYNLVFAVKDADSKPDIQGEGVAGSRTILEEVLQQARHHLIVVWPWLSETNFDHALVQKFKDFLDNKGTIEIGLGHLGSTYQSRQPRCIDLQGAASSLEEGFLFDALNQLTQLKRQYPKQFKFKILGTDENFVVCDRTMAILGVHNIATSSAVFPNLEVGLRTTDSRVIQGLMHRFEDPAIDGSDAIAYFNRATTRSELGDKQGAIADYTQVLQVNPKDDVAYNNRGLAYHSLNQKPEALADFAQALRINPYNAAAYCNRGLMQAEQGDGAAAIQDYNRAIQVDSEFVMAYFYRGLTQTRMGNKLAAISDYSIALRFKPNFALAYFYRGLAYTRTDDRQAAIDDLLQAAQLFAHQGNKANYHKALDMALLIFEKVGGNLSLEALNHPLLQKHLVRQKS, from the coding sequence ATGGCAGTCGGCTCCCTTACCAGCAGCCGAGTAGATGTCGTGAAAAATCGTCCCTGGCTAGAAGTCTCGGAAAATGTTCTTCTCTTTACCACTGGCGCAGGCTCAGTTGTATCAATCCTGTCTCAACAACTGGCCTACACTGCTGCGCCCCTCTCCCTGTTCCTCTTACTCAACCTGATGAGTCGGCGTCGGTTTGAACAGTTGACCCAGCAGACCACAACCGCTAGTCTGGCCCAACTGGATCAACGCTTCACCAACGACCTGACAGCAGTGCGCCAGCAGGTCCTTTCTCTGCCCAATTTGCTGGATCTGACCGGGTTGAAAAAAACCGTGTTAAAGAAGACCCAGGAAGCGATCGCAGACTTGCATCGGGAAATAGGCAGACGGATTGATGCGTTCGAAGAACAGGGAATTGGCCGCATCCATCGGGAACTGGGTCAGCTACAGGACCAGTACAATACCCTGGCCGAAGCTTTAAATGGGGTGACCTCCTATCTGCATCGTCTGGCCCCTTTGAACCGAGTTGATGCCTTGGAGCAAGCCGCCAACCAAATCCAGCGGGAATTTGCCCAATTACAGGTAAATCTTCAACATGTGGTCAATGAACCGAAAGTCAATCTCAATCCACTCCAGGACCAGATTAATCACCTGAATCGTCGTCTCAATAATCTACCACCGCCCTTCGATTCCACTTCTCTCCGTCAAGATATTGATTCCCTGATTCGTCTGGTGGGTGATCTGGTCCCCCGTCGAGAACTGGCGCGGATTGCAGTGGATATTGATCAAATCCAGCAACAGCAGAAGAATGTGGAACAAACTGTGGCACCGGTCAAGCTGGCAGTCACCATCTTTAAGCGGCAGTTGGAGGAAATCAGCCGTAAGGTCAGAACCGAGGAGACACTCTCCCAAACCAACGACAACAAGCAGGGGAATTTAATCCGAGAAGTCCAGGATCGAATTACGACCCTGGAGCAAAAGTTGGAACAACTTCCCCTGGCGCTGCAACCCGCCATCCAGGAAACAGACTCGCTCCGCCATTTGTTAGATGCCAGTGCTTTTCAAATGCAGTTGGAAACCCTGGTAGGGCGGTTGGACAAAGTGGAAACTTACCTCACTGGCATTCACACGAACCATAGGGTCCACCCGGAAAAGGCTCAAAATGGTCAGTCCCATCATCCTGGTTCTGATGATTTATATGCACCTCGCTACAATCTGGTCTTTGCCGTCAAAGATGCTGACAGTAAACCAGATATCCAGGGAGAGGGGGTTGCTGGCAGTCGGACAATTCTGGAGGAAGTCCTGCAACAGGCACGCCATCACTTAATTGTGGTCTGGCCCTGGCTGAGTGAAACCAATTTTGATCACGCCCTGGTGCAGAAGTTTAAGGACTTTCTGGACAATAAAGGAACAATTGAAATTGGCCTGGGGCATCTGGGCAGCACCTATCAAAGCCGACAACCCCGCTGCATCGATTTACAGGGAGCAGCCAGTTCCTTGGAGGAAGGCTTTCTTTTTGATGCCTTAAATCAGCTGACACAGTTAAAACGTCAGTATCCCAAGCAGTTTAAGTTCAAGATTCTGGGCACCGATGAAAACTTCGTCGTCTGCGATCGCACCATGGCTATTCTGGGAGTTCATAACATTGCTACCTCCAGCGCCGTCTTTCCCAATCTGGAGGTTGGGCTTCGGACCACAGACAGCCGGGTCATCCAGGGGTTGATGCATCGCTTCGAAGATCCGGCGATCGATGGGAGTGATGCGATCGCCTACTTTAATCGGGCCACAACTCGCTCCGAATTGGGGGATAAGCAAGGGGCGATTGCAGACTACACCCAGGTGCTTCAGGTCAACCCCAAAGATGATGTGGCTTACAACAATCGGGGGCTGGCTTACCATAGCCTGAATCAAAAACCAGAAGCCCTGGCAGATTTTGCCCAGGCTCTGCGGATTAATCCCTACAATGCCGCTGCTTACTGTAATCGGGGGCTGATGCAGGCAGAACAGGGCGATGGTGCTGCAGCCATCCAGGATTACAACCGGGCAATTCAGGTTGACTCAGAATTTGTCATGGCCTATTTCTATCGGGGACTGACCCAAACCCGCATGGGCAATAAACTCGCAGCGATCTCAGATTACAGTATCGCCCTGCGATTTAAGCCCAACTTTGCCCTGGCCTATTTCTATCGAGGGTTGGCCTATACCCGTACGGACGATCGTCAGGCTGCCATTGATGATCTTCTCCAGGCAGCCCAACTCTTTGCCCATCAGGGGAACAAAGCAAACTATCACAAGGCCCTGGATATGGCACTCTTGATTTTCGAGAAGGTAGGGGGCAACTTGAGCCTGGAAGCGCTGAATCATCCGCTCCTGCAGAAGCACCTGGTCCGGCAGAAATCTTGA
- the psb28 gene encoding photosystem II reaction center protein Psb28 — MAEIQFSRGIPEDVIPDVRLTRSRDGSNGAATFYFENPRALSETSTEDVTGMYLLDEEGELVTREVKAKFINGQPAALEATYVMKSVEDWDRFMRFMQRYAEEKGLGFTQS, encoded by the coding sequence ATGGCTGAAATTCAGTTTTCTAGAGGGATTCCGGAGGACGTTATCCCTGACGTGCGTTTGACTCGTTCCCGTGACGGCAGTAATGGAGCAGCAACATTCTACTTTGAAAATCCCCGTGCCCTCAGTGAGACCAGTACGGAGGATGTGACGGGGATGTATCTGTTGGATGAAGAAGGCGAACTGGTGACGCGGGAGGTGAAAGCCAAGTTCATTAATGGTCAGCCAGCCGCTTTGGAGGCGACCTATGTGATGAAGTCTGTCGAAGATTGGGATCGCTTTATGCGCTTTATGCAGCGCTATGCCGAGGAAAAAGGTCTGGGCTTCACCCAGTCGTAA
- a CDS encoding MogA/MoaB family molybdenum cofactor biosynthesis protein: MQHPSSPQPHPDGSGRAVTCAVLTISDTRTVATDRSGQLIQSLLIEGGHGVGFYEVLPDEPTPVQEKLHSLSQALQIEAVILNGGTGIAPRDTTYEAIVGLLEKTLPGFGELFRWLSYQEIGSRAMASRAVAGTYGEKLIFSIPGSTGAVRLAMEKLILPELAHLVTQLRGG; this comes from the coding sequence ATGCAACACCCTTCATCGCCTCAGCCCCACCCAGATGGCTCCGGACGTGCAGTGACTTGTGCGGTCTTGACGATCAGTGATACCCGTACGGTGGCAACCGATCGAAGTGGACAGCTCATTCAAAGTCTTTTAATCGAGGGGGGGCATGGCGTTGGGTTTTATGAGGTGCTTCCCGATGAGCCGACCCCGGTTCAGGAGAAACTACACAGCTTGAGTCAGGCTTTGCAAATAGAGGCTGTGATTCTCAATGGTGGAACAGGGATTGCGCCCCGGGACACGACCTATGAAGCGATCGTCGGCTTACTGGAGAAAACCCTGCCCGGATTTGGAGAGCTCTTTCGCTGGCTCAGTTATCAGGAGATTGGCTCCAGAGCCATGGCTTCAAGGGCGGTTGCGGGGACTTATGGAGAAAAGTTGATCTTTTCAATTCCTGGTTCTACGGGTGCGGTCCGTCTGGCAATGGAAAAGTTGATTTTGCCTGAACTGGCCCATCTGGTCACCCAACTAAGGGGAGGATAA
- the menD gene encoding 2-succinyl-5-enolpyruvyl-6-hydroxy-3-cyclohexene-1-carboxylic-acid synthase, with protein MTLDFRNTNTLWASILATTLEHLGLLQVIICPGSRSAPLTIAFTQQPNLTSIPVLDERSAAFFALGLARQSRKPVALVCTSGTAGANFYPALIEARESRVPLLVLTADRPPEARYCNAGQAIDQQKLFGHYPNWFVELALPSLDPTLLAYLRQTLVHAWERACWPVPGPVHLNIPFRDPLAPLPDPTCQAMESQFQPDLFFQGIASPHPVAPGPNEIEPSLLLQWQSCDRGLIIAGIAQPADPKTYCATLGRLSQQLGWPVLADGLSPLRNHADLNPHLITTYDLILRHGSLSVLLAPEMVLRVGEMPTSKVLRAWLEQTQPQQWVLDAGDRNLDPLHGRTVHLRMPPDSLTRLPLEPPAPLTSYLKSWQTAEAKVRQVLDATLSAESGWFEGKAAWLLSQHLPPGTPLFVANSMPIRDVDFFWPPSNTAISLFCNRGANGIDGTLSTALGIAYQQQSAVLLTGDLALLHDTNGLLLQPQLRGHLTIALINNRGGGIFESLPIARFDPPFEDFFATPQSVNFASLGAAYGVEHHIVQSWEEWINWLNPLPATGIRILELQTDRKADAQWRTTQFATLTATGLDGLASILSISTDNHCD; from the coding sequence ATGACCCTTGATTTTCGGAATACCAATACTCTTTGGGCTTCTATTCTGGCAACGACCCTGGAACACCTCGGCCTGCTACAGGTCATCATTTGTCCTGGCTCTCGCTCTGCTCCCCTGACGATCGCTTTCACTCAACAACCCAATCTCACCAGCATTCCGGTGCTGGATGAGCGGTCTGCCGCCTTCTTCGCCCTCGGGTTAGCCCGCCAGTCCAGAAAACCTGTGGCCCTGGTCTGTACCTCCGGCACCGCAGGAGCCAACTTCTATCCCGCTCTGATTGAAGCCCGGGAAAGTCGGGTTCCCCTGCTGGTGCTGACCGCTGATCGACCTCCAGAAGCCCGCTATTGTAACGCCGGTCAGGCGATCGATCAGCAGAAGTTGTTTGGCCATTATCCCAACTGGTTTGTTGAGCTTGCCCTCCCTAGCCTGGACCCCACCCTGCTAGCCTACCTGCGCCAGACCCTAGTTCACGCATGGGAACGTGCCTGCTGGCCTGTTCCTGGCCCTGTGCATCTGAATATTCCCTTTCGCGATCCCCTGGCTCCCCTGCCCGACCCCACCTGTCAGGCCATGGAATCCCAGTTCCAGCCTGATTTGTTTTTCCAGGGGATAGCTTCCCCGCATCCGGTGGCCCCAGGCCCCAATGAGATCGAGCCATCACTGCTCCTGCAATGGCAGAGCTGCGATCGGGGGCTGATTATTGCCGGTATCGCCCAGCCTGCTGACCCCAAAACCTACTGCGCCACCCTGGGCCGACTGTCCCAACAGTTGGGCTGGCCTGTTCTGGCTGATGGCCTGTCTCCCCTGAGAAATCATGCCGATCTCAATCCCCATTTGATTACCACCTATGATCTGATCCTGCGCCATGGCTCCCTCTCAGTCTTGCTGGCCCCAGAGATGGTGCTTCGGGTGGGGGAAATGCCGACCAGCAAAGTGTTACGGGCCTGGCTGGAGCAGACCCAGCCCCAACAATGGGTCCTGGATGCTGGGGACCGTAACCTGGACCCCCTGCATGGCCGCACTGTCCATTTGCGGATGCCCCCAGACTCACTCACAAGGCTTCCCCTGGAACCACCGGCCCCTCTCACTTCCTATCTGAAATCCTGGCAAACTGCTGAAGCAAAAGTACGGCAAGTTCTGGATGCCACGCTCTCAGCTGAGTCGGGCTGGTTTGAAGGGAAAGCGGCCTGGCTGTTGTCCCAACACCTCCCGCCAGGCACCCCCCTGTTCGTCGCCAATAGTATGCCGATCCGGGATGTGGACTTCTTCTGGCCTCCTTCCAATACCGCCATTTCATTATTCTGCAATCGGGGAGCCAATGGCATCGATGGCACCCTATCAACTGCCCTGGGCATAGCTTATCAGCAACAAAGCGCCGTGCTACTCACGGGTGATCTGGCTCTGTTACATGACACCAACGGCTTGCTGCTGCAGCCTCAATTGAGAGGGCATTTGACCATTGCGCTGATTAATAATCGGGGGGGAGGTATTTTTGAATCCTTGCCCATTGCCCGATTTGATCCACCTTTTGAAGACTTTTTTGCCACGCCTCAATCCGTCAATTTTGCATCCCTTGGTGCAGCCTATGGCGTAGAACACCATATTGTTCAATCCTGGGAGGAATGGATCAACTGGCTGAATCCACTGCCTGCTACAGGCATCCGCATTCTGGAATTACAGACAGACCGAAAAGCAGATGCCCAATGGCGGACCACCCAATTTGCTACCCTCACAGCAACAGGATTAGATGGATTGGCCTCAATTCTTTCCATTAGTACAGACAATCATTGCGATTAG